A stretch of DNA from Streptomyces gobiensis:
CCGCATATCGGTGCAGCCGGGAAGGGGCGGGAATTGGGGAAACCCACTCACGGCACCCCCGCAGCCGGGCGGAGCCCCGCCACGCGGCGGAGCCGCATATCGGTAGAGCCGGGAAGGGGCGGGAATTGGGGAAACCCACCCACGGCACCCCGCAGCCGGGGGGCGGAGCCCCGCCGCGTGGCGGAGCCGCGTATCGGCACAGCGGGGGAGGGGGAACCCCGCGGCGCGGGTCAGAGGCGGGCGGCCTTGAGGGCCATGTGGAGCAGGAGACGGTGCTCACCGTCGTCCAGGTCGAGCCCGGTGAGCTGCTCCACCCGGGAGAGCCGGTAGTACAGCGTTTGCCGGTGAATCCCCAGGGCCGCCGCCGTACGCTTCGCCTGGCCCGCGCAGTCGAGGAACACCTCGGCGGTGTGGGCCATTTCGCGGTGTACCGGCTCCAGCAGGGTCCGTATGACCGGATCGGGCTCGGCGTCGGCGGGCAGCGCGGTCAGCAGGCGGTAGGGCCCGAGCCCGGACCACTGGGCGACGGGACCCAGCCGGGTGTCGGCCCGAGCGGCCCGGGCCGCGGCCAGGGCCTCCCGCCAGGCGCCGGGCAGCTCCATCAGCCCGCCGCGTGGCGCGCTGATGCCCGCCGCGGGCCGCCCCCGTGGGCTCGCCCGCGGTGACCGCAGCAGCCGCTCCGCGGTCGTCAGGGCGGGGTCGAGACCGCCGGACGGGCGCAGCCGTACCAGCGCGGCCAGCGCCGTAGCCGATGGCAGCGCACACAGCGCGGCCACATTCGGCTGCCCGGCCAGCGTGGACTCCCCGCCCGGGGCGTCGCCCTCGCCCCCCTGCCAGGGCGCGATCGCCAGCATCGCCAGCGACGAGAT
This window harbors:
- a CDS encoding PucR family transcriptional regulator, which translates into the protein MREDYQALIDEVSALLGTPATLENRDFGLIAFGAHESDSDDDELVMDPVRTRSIMRRRSTAAVREWFERFGIARATEPVRIPPDPAAGVVRGRICLPVRHGGVAYGYIWLLDDGALALTDPRLTEALATATRIGALLAAEARAGARLGELLRELLTGSAGARDSAAAELRTALGDAAAGISSLAMLAIAPWQGGEGDAPGGESTLAGQPNVAALCALPSATALAALVRLRPSGGLDPALTTAERLLRSPRASPRGRPAAGISAPRGGLMELPGAWREALAAARAARADTRLGPVAQWSGLGPYRLLTALPADAEPDPVIRTLLEPVHREMAHTAEVFLDCAGQAKRTAAALGIHRQTLYYRLSRVEQLTGLDLDDGEHRLLLHMALKAARL